The Anabas testudineus chromosome 11, fAnaTes1.2, whole genome shotgun sequence genome has a segment encoding these proteins:
- the abrab gene encoding actin binding Rho activating protein b — protein MSDKQRNPSTSKNIKKIRTVSMVCSLTSSWQQWAQDNEKKQASEPTGWSPSSLGGPTEEPQRTWVPKKLPPTQSQLTQVSHNNVTGPGEAKVTSTPPKESRDASKSSAEPPAASRIKTKQVTKTVTSGVQEKSAGISLLTEKIKKESLPSDEEIDKLLKKKSSPTRRRKCSNMVSSLTKSWKQVENEQKLGKDGGGPGDGCTGGHSETEKEEAETNKTSFLKKSEQKDSEEDFELGLRIKRPAVPLYKKEAEDANKINVLSKKYSAVGNLKSRWQDWAEEHTVNQKINPFSEYFDYDYSMSFRLQKGQEGYGRPKEGSKTAERAKRAEKHIHREIDDMCFVIRTMVDPDPDGRTRVTFGQLFDRYVRISDKVVGILMRARKHGKVAFEGEMLWQGRDDGVIITLLV, from the exons ATGTCTGACAAACAGAGGAATCCATCCACCAGCAAAAACATCAAGAAGATCCGCACCGTTAGCATGGTGTGCAGCCTGACGAGCAGCTGGCAGCAGTGGGCTCAGGACAACGAGAAGAAGCAGGCCAGTGAGCCCACTGGCTGGTCTCCTTCATCGCTGGGAGGACCCACAGAGGAACCCCAAAGAACATGGGTCCCAAAGAAACTCCCTCCCACTCAAAGCCAGCTAACACAAGTTTCTCACAATAACGTGACTGGTCCAGGAGAGGCCAAAGTGACATCAACGCCTCCTAAAGAGAGCCGAGATGCATCCAAGAGTTCTGCTGAACCACCAGCTGCATCTCGCATTAAAACAAAGCAAGTGACGAAGACAGTGACCAGTGGGGTTCAGGAGAAAAGTGCTGGCATCAGCCTCCTGACAGAGAAGATCAAGAAGGAGTCTCTGCCATCAGATGAGGAAATTGACAAGCtcctgaagaagaaaagctCTCCTACCCGCCGCAGGAAGTGCTCCAACATGGTGTCGTCACTGACCAAAAGCTGGAAGCAGGTGGAGAATGAGCAGAAGCTTggaaaagatggaggaggacCAGGAGACGGGTGCACCGGTGGAcactcagagacagagaaagaagaagcagaaacaaacaagacaagcTTTCTAAAAAAATCAGAGCAAAAGGACTCGGAAGAAGACTTTGAGTTAGGACTCAGGATTAAAAGACCCGCAGTCCCTTT ATACAAAAAGGAAGCTGAAGATGCCAACAAGATCAACGTCCTCTCCAAGAAATACAGTGCTGTGGGAAACCTCAAAAGCCGCTGGCAGGACTGGGCTGAGGAGCATACTGTTAACCAAAAAATAAACCCCTTCAGCGAATACTTCGACTATGATTACTCCATGTCCTTCCGCCTCCAGAAGGGCCAGGAGGGTTATGGACGTCCCAAGGAGGGcagcaaaacagcagaaagagcCAAACGCGCCGAGAAACACATTCACCGTGAAATCGACGACATGTGTTTCGTGATCAGGACTATGGTTGATCCGGACCCAGACGGAAGGACCCGTGTCACATTTGGACAGCTGTTTGACAGATATGTACGAATCTCTGATAAGGTGGTGGGGATCCTGATGAGAGCCAGGAAACATGGGAAAGTGGCATTCGAAGGGGAGATGCTGTGGCAGGGCCGGGATGATGGAGTGATCATTACTCTGCTGGTGTGA